From a region of the Bradyrhizobium diazoefficiens genome:
- a CDS encoding DUF2167 domain-containing protein codes for MKRFIAAVGVILLVIFGAQPGFSQGAPSSEAARKAELAAAWQAAGNAGTPGPADVALIDQGTLKIPAGDFFVPKAEAARVMRALGNVVHDATFVGLVLGTRQNDRWLVVINYINEGYIKDDAAKDWNADDLLKNLKEGVEESNKDRVARGFPEMEVIGWIEPPKYDAVSHRLVWSILGKDKGAPDRLDKDVNYNTYALGREGYFSLNLLSDSNRIATDKSAAHELLANLSYQSGKRYEDFSASTDRIAEYGLLALVGGVAAKKLGLLAVLLAFVLKFAKVIFVGAAVFGAGVMKFFRRKPRDDSAGGAA; via the coding sequence GTGAAAAGATTCATTGCCGCCGTCGGCGTTATCCTGCTTGTCATATTCGGGGCGCAGCCCGGCTTTTCCCAAGGGGCTCCGTCGAGCGAGGCGGCGCGCAAGGCGGAGCTCGCTGCCGCGTGGCAGGCGGCAGGCAATGCCGGCACTCCCGGTCCTGCTGATGTTGCACTGATCGACCAGGGGACGTTGAAAATCCCGGCCGGCGACTTCTTCGTCCCGAAGGCCGAAGCCGCACGGGTGATGCGCGCGCTCGGCAATGTCGTCCACGATGCGACGTTTGTGGGCCTCGTGCTCGGCACCCGCCAGAACGACCGCTGGCTGGTGGTGATCAACTACATCAACGAAGGTTACATCAAGGACGACGCCGCCAAGGATTGGAATGCCGACGACCTCCTGAAGAACTTGAAGGAAGGCGTCGAGGAATCCAACAAGGATCGCGTCGCCCGCGGGTTTCCCGAGATGGAAGTGATCGGCTGGATCGAGCCGCCGAAATATGACGCCGTGTCGCACCGCCTTGTGTGGTCGATCCTCGGCAAGGACAAAGGCGCACCTGATCGACTCGACAAGGACGTCAACTACAATACTTACGCGCTCGGGCGCGAAGGTTACTTCAGCCTGAACCTGCTCTCTGACTCCAATCGGATCGCAACCGATAAGTCCGCTGCCCACGAGCTGCTCGCCAATCTCTCCTACCAATCCGGCAAGCGTTACGAGGATTTCAGCGCCTCGACCGATCGAATCGCCGAATACGGGCTGCTCGCACTGGTCGGCGGTGTCGCGGCCAAGAAGCTCGGCCTGCTTGCCGTGTTGCTCGCCTTCGTGCTCAAATTCGCCAAGGTCATTTTTGTCGGTGCAGCCGTGTTCGGCGCCGGCGTCATGAAGTTCTTCCGCCGCAAGCCGCGCGACGATTCGGCGGGCGGCGCGGCATGA
- the metK gene encoding methionine adenosyltransferase, whose product MRASYLFTSESVSEGHPDKVCDRISDEIVDLFYREGPKAGVDPWAIRAACETLATTNKVVIAGETRGPASVTNEQIEGVVRGAIKDIGYEQDGFHWKTCDIEILLHPQSADIAQGVDALQPGEVKEEGAGDQGIMFGYATNETPDLMPAPIFYAHKILRLISEARHSGREKVLGPDSKSQVTVQYENGKPVGVREIVVSHQHLVEDISSKQIRDIVEPYVREALPKDWITPKTIWHINPTGKFFIGGPDGDSGLTGRKIIVDTYGGAAPHGGGAFSGKDPTKVDRSAAYAARYVAKNIVAAGLADRCTLQLAYAIGVARPLSIYIDTHGTGKVPEDQLENAAAQAMDLTPRGIRTHLDLNRPIYARTSAYGHFGRTPDNEGGFSWEKTDLVEPLKRAL is encoded by the coding sequence ATGCGCGCGTCCTATCTCTTCACCAGCGAGTCCGTGTCCGAAGGCCATCCCGACAAGGTCTGCGACAGGATCTCCGACGAGATCGTCGATCTGTTCTACCGCGAAGGGCCGAAGGCGGGCGTCGATCCCTGGGCGATCCGCGCCGCCTGCGAGACGCTCGCGACCACCAACAAGGTGGTGATCGCCGGCGAGACGCGCGGCCCGGCGTCGGTGACCAACGAGCAGATCGAGGGCGTCGTGCGGGGCGCGATCAAGGACATCGGCTACGAGCAGGATGGCTTCCACTGGAAGACCTGCGATATCGAGATCCTGCTGCATCCGCAGTCGGCCGACATCGCGCAAGGCGTCGACGCGCTTCAGCCCGGCGAGGTCAAGGAAGAGGGCGCGGGCGACCAGGGCATCATGTTCGGCTACGCCACCAACGAGACGCCCGATCTGATGCCGGCGCCGATCTTCTACGCCCACAAGATCCTGCGCCTGATCTCCGAAGCGCGCCACTCCGGCCGCGAGAAGGTGCTCGGCCCGGACTCGAAGAGCCAGGTCACTGTGCAATATGAGAACGGCAAGCCGGTCGGCGTGCGCGAGATCGTGGTATCGCACCAGCATCTGGTCGAGGACATCTCGTCCAAGCAGATTCGCGACATCGTCGAGCCCTATGTGCGCGAGGCGCTGCCGAAGGACTGGATCACGCCGAAGACGATCTGGCACATCAACCCGACCGGCAAGTTCTTCATCGGTGGTCCCGACGGCGACTCCGGCCTGACCGGCCGCAAGATCATCGTCGACACCTATGGCGGTGCGGCCCCGCACGGCGGCGGTGCGTTCTCCGGCAAGGATCCGACCAAGGTCGACCGCTCGGCGGCCTATGCCGCGCGCTATGTTGCCAAGAACATCGTCGCCGCCGGTCTTGCCGACCGCTGCACGCTGCAACTCGCCTACGCCATCGGCGTGGCGCGTCCGCTGTCGATCTACATCGACACCCACGGCACCGGTAAGGTGCCGGAGGATCAGCTCGAGAACGCGGCGGCGCAGGCGATGGATCTGACGCCCCGCGGCATCCGCACTCATCTCGACCTCAACCGCCCGATTTACGCGCGTACCTCGGCCTACGGTCATTTCGGCCGCACGCCCGACAACGAGGGCGGCTTCTCCTGGGAGAAGACCGATCTCGTCGAGCCGCTCAAGCGGGCGCTCTGA
- the ahcY gene encoding adenosylhomocysteinase, with product MNAKPGFTDYIVKDISLADFGRKELSLAETEMPGLMATREEFGPKQPLKGARIAGSLHMTIQTGVLIETLAALGADIRWVSCNIYSTQDHAAAAIAAAGIPVFAVKGETLTEYWDYTAKLFDWHGGGHPNMILDDGGDATMYVHLGLRAENGDTAFLDKPGSEEEEVFFALLKKQLKEKPKGYFAGIAKSIKGVSEETTTGVHRLYDMQKAGTLLWPAINVNDSVTKSKFDNLYGCRESLVDGIRRGTDVMLSGKVAMVAGFGDVGKGSAASLRQAGCRVMVSEVDPICALQAAMEGYEVVTMEDAAPRADIFVTATGNKDIITIEHMRAMKDRAIVCNIGHFDNEIQIASLRNLKWTNIKPQVDEIEFPDKHRIIMLSEGRLVNLGNAMGHPSFVMSASFTNQTLAQIELFANNKDGKYEKKVYVLPKTLDEKVARLHLAKIGVKLTELRKDQADYIGVKQEGPYKSDHYRY from the coding sequence ATGAACGCGAAGCCCGGCTTCACCGATTACATCGTCAAGGACATTTCGCTCGCCGATTTCGGCCGCAAGGAGCTCTCGCTCGCCGAGACCGAGATGCCCGGCCTGATGGCCACCCGAGAGGAGTTCGGCCCGAAGCAGCCGCTGAAGGGCGCGCGCATCGCAGGCTCCCTGCACATGACGATCCAGACCGGCGTGCTGATCGAGACGCTGGCAGCACTCGGCGCCGATATCCGCTGGGTCTCCTGCAACATTTACTCGACCCAGGATCACGCCGCGGCGGCGATCGCGGCCGCAGGCATTCCCGTCTTCGCCGTCAAGGGCGAGACGCTGACCGAGTACTGGGATTACACCGCAAAGCTGTTCGACTGGCATGGCGGCGGTCACCCGAACATGATCCTCGACGACGGCGGCGACGCCACCATGTATGTTCATCTTGGTCTGCGGGCCGAGAACGGCGACACCGCCTTCCTCGACAAGCCCGGCTCCGAGGAAGAGGAAGTCTTCTTCGCGCTCTTGAAGAAGCAGCTCAAGGAAAAGCCGAAGGGCTACTTCGCCGGGATCGCCAAGAGCATCAAGGGCGTTTCCGAAGAGACCACCACGGGCGTGCATCGTCTCTATGACATGCAGAAGGCGGGCACGCTGCTGTGGCCGGCCATCAACGTCAACGACAGCGTGACCAAGTCGAAGTTCGACAACCTCTATGGCTGCCGTGAATCGCTGGTCGATGGCATCCGCCGCGGCACCGACGTCATGCTGTCGGGCAAGGTCGCCATGGTCGCGGGCTTCGGCGACGTCGGCAAGGGCTCGGCCGCCTCGCTGCGCCAGGCCGGCTGCCGCGTCATGGTGTCTGAAGTCGATCCGATCTGCGCGCTGCAGGCCGCGATGGAAGGCTACGAGGTGGTGACCATGGAAGACGCCGCGCCCCGCGCCGACATCTTCGTCACCGCAACCGGCAACAAGGACATCATCACCATCGAGCACATGCGCGCGATGAAGGATCGCGCCATCGTCTGCAACATCGGTCACTTCGACAACGAGATCCAGATCGCGTCTCTGCGCAATCTGAAGTGGACCAATATCAAGCCGCAGGTCGACGAGATCGAATTCCCCGACAAGCACCGCATCATCATGCTGTCAGAGGGCCGCCTCGTGAACCTCGGCAACGCGATGGGGCACCCGTCCTTCGTGATGTCGGCGTCCTTCACCAACCAGACGCTGGCGCAGATCGAGCTTTTCGCCAACAACAAGGACGGCAAGTACGAGAAGAAGGTCTATGTGCTGCCGAAGACGCTCGACGAAAAAGTCGCGCGCCTGCACCTCGCCAAGATCGGCGTCAAGCTCACCGAGCTCCGCAAGGACCAGGCCGACTACATCGGCGTGAAGCAGGAAGGTCCGTATAAGAGCGACCACTACCGCTACTGA
- a CDS encoding site-2 protease family protein, translated as MKTLFLLLFSSLKWGKLATSGGTMLLSLAVYATIWGWRYAAGFIALLFAHEMGHYFAARQRGLDVGAPAFIPFVGAWIALKDKPIDVETEAYVAIAGPVVGTVAALAVYLWARSEDSGLLLAISYAGLFLNLFNLLPISPLDGGRVTAVLSPRIWFVGVPILVALMLYRPSPMLLIVAILAAPQLISAWRYDPRAPENIAYYGVPLQTKLEFGSTYLALAALLAVMTYDVHEMLGPMMR; from the coding sequence ATGAAGACGCTCTTCCTGCTGCTGTTTTCGAGCCTGAAATGGGGAAAGCTCGCCACCAGCGGCGGCACCATGCTGCTGTCGCTGGCGGTGTATGCGACGATTTGGGGCTGGCGCTACGCGGCAGGTTTCATCGCACTGCTGTTCGCGCATGAAATGGGCCACTATTTCGCGGCGCGTCAGCGCGGCCTCGACGTCGGCGCACCTGCCTTCATTCCATTCGTCGGCGCGTGGATCGCGCTCAAAGACAAGCCAATTGACGTCGAGACCGAAGCCTATGTGGCGATCGCGGGCCCGGTGGTCGGGACCGTCGCCGCGCTTGCAGTGTATCTATGGGCGAGATCGGAAGACAGCGGACTGCTGCTCGCGATCTCTTATGCGGGACTGTTCCTCAATTTGTTCAATTTGCTGCCGATCTCGCCGCTCGACGGCGGCCGGGTAACGGCCGTGCTCAGCCCGCGGATCTGGTTTGTCGGCGTGCCCATCCTGGTCGCGCTGATGCTGTACCGGCCAAGCCCGATGCTGCTCATCGTGGCTATCCTGGCAGCGCCGCAACTCATTAGCGCATGGCGATACGATCCCCGCGCGCCCGAGAACATCGCCTATTACGGCGTACCGCTGCAAACCAAGCTCGAATTTGGCAGCACCTATCTGGCACTCGCTGCGCTGCTCGCGGTCATGACCTATGATGTCCACGAGATGCTTGGGCCGATGATGCGTTAG
- a CDS encoding NAD(P)/FAD-dependent oxidoreductase translates to MQQEHFDVLIVGAGLSGIGAGYHLQTKCRTKSYVILEGRDCIGGTWDLFRYPGIRSDSDMFTLGYSFKPWTDPKAIADGPQILNYVRETATENGIDKRIRFRHRVKRAAWSTPDARWSVEVERVSGEGAVELVRFTCNFLFMCPGYYKYEAGYTPEFKGASDFAGRIVHPQKWTEDIDYVGKRVVVIGSGATAVTLVPELARKAAQVTMLQRSPTYVVSRPAQDPVANKLRRNLPARLAYHVIRWRNVMWGMYFFQLSRRRPAKVKDLILKGVQMALGPDFDVATHFTPRYNPWDQRLCLVPDGDLFKAIREQRAAVVTSEIDTFTHEGIRLKDGSELAADIIVTATGLVLQVVGGLEVSVDGRAVDFANTLTYKGMMYADVPNMASAFGYTNASWTLKCDLTCEYVCRLINYMDRHNFRQCMPHNDDPEVTAQPSLAFTSGYVQRSVAKMPKQGSKQPWRLYQNYALDIVSLRFGRIDDGVMRYS, encoded by the coding sequence ATGCAACAAGAACATTTCGACGTCCTGATCGTCGGAGCCGGCCTCTCCGGCATCGGTGCGGGCTATCATTTGCAGACGAAGTGTCGGACCAAGAGCTACGTCATCCTGGAGGGGCGCGACTGCATCGGCGGCACCTGGGATCTGTTTCGCTATCCCGGTATCCGCTCCGACAGCGACATGTTCACGCTCGGCTATTCCTTCAAGCCGTGGACCGACCCGAAGGCGATTGCCGACGGGCCGCAGATCCTGAACTATGTGCGCGAGACCGCGACCGAGAACGGCATCGACAAGCGCATCCGCTTCCGCCATCGCGTCAAGCGTGCGGCGTGGTCGACGCCGGATGCGCGCTGGAGCGTCGAGGTCGAACGCGTCTCGGGCGAGGGCGCGGTCGAGCTGGTACGCTTCACCTGCAATTTCCTGTTCATGTGCCCGGGCTATTACAAATACGAAGCGGGCTACACACCGGAGTTCAAGGGCGCCAGTGATTTCGCCGGCCGCATCGTCCATCCGCAGAAATGGACCGAGGACATCGACTATGTGGGCAAGCGCGTCGTCGTGATCGGCTCGGGTGCAACGGCGGTGACGCTGGTGCCGGAACTCGCCAGGAAGGCGGCGCAGGTCACCATGCTCCAGCGCTCGCCGACCTATGTGGTATCGCGTCCCGCGCAGGATCCGGTCGCCAACAAGCTGCGCCGCAATCTGCCGGCGCGGCTGGCCTATCACGTGATCCGATGGCGCAACGTGATGTGGGGAATGTACTTCTTCCAGCTCAGCCGGCGCAGGCCGGCAAAGGTGAAGGACCTCATCCTCAAGGGCGTACAGATGGCGCTCGGCCCGGACTTCGACGTCGCGACCCATTTCACGCCGCGCTATAATCCCTGGGATCAGCGGCTGTGCCTCGTGCCCGACGGCGACTTGTTCAAGGCGATCCGCGAGCAGCGCGCCGCCGTCGTCACCAGCGAGATCGACACGTTCACGCACGAGGGCATCCGTCTGAAGGACGGCAGCGAGCTCGCAGCCGACATCATCGTGACAGCGACCGGGCTGGTGCTCCAGGTCGTCGGCGGTCTTGAAGTCAGCGTCGATGGCCGCGCCGTCGATTTTGCCAACACGCTGACCTACAAGGGCATGATGTATGCCGACGTACCGAACATGGCTTCGGCGTTCGGCTACACCAACGCCTCCTGGACGCTGAAATGCGATCTCACCTGCGAATATGTCTGCAGGCTCATCAACTACATGGACCGGCACAACTTCCGTCAGTGCATGCCGCACAATGACGATCCCGAGGTCACCGCGCAGCCGTCGCTCGCTTTCACCTCGGGCTATGTGCAGCGCTCGGTCGCCAAAATGCCGAAGCAGGGCTCGAAGCAGCCGTGGCGGCTGTACCAGAATTACGCGCTCGACATCGTCTCCTTGCGCTTCGGCCGGATCGACGACGGCGTGATGCGATATTCCTGA